A window of Verrucomicrobiia bacterium genomic DNA:
TCACCGAAGGCGCCGTGGAGGGACCCGTGGACGGGCGTCCCCGCGGGTTGGCGGAGACGAGTTCGCTCCGGTCCTCCACCACCCGATGGAGGTAGATCTGGAGGTGTCCGTTGCCGCCCGCCGGCGTCAGGTTGGGCGCGGCACTGACAAACACGACCGCGGCCGGCAGCGCCAGCTCGGGAGCATGCGAGGAACCCAGCGGAGTGACCGAACGGTGTGCCGTCCCGGGGAGGGTCACAGCCTCCGGACTGGCCGACCACGCCAGGTGGATACCGAACGCCCAGGCAACAAGCGCCATGGGGATCGCATATCCGGCGAAGGCGCGCCGCGGGATCGAGGAACCAGGACTGAGCGTGGCCATGATTGTGGGGGTCTGGAACCGCCCGGTCCCCGATTCGAAGACAGGCGGGGCGATGGGAAAGCGGGCGCTCGGGGTTGTCAACTTGACATTCCGCCCGGCAAGGGTAGTCGCATGGGCTTCATGCAGCTTCACACTTCCGCCCGCATGTCCGGCCATCGGGGTGTCACGCGCCTGGACGCGCTGGCGCTGATGGCAGGCCTGGTGATCCTTGGCAGTTCGGCCGCCTCCTGGGCCAATATCCGCTTCAACGGCGAGGAGAGCCGTCGCATCCGCTGCCTGGAGCATGTCCGCAAGCTGGCCATGGCGACGACGATGTATTCCGGGGACAATCGGGACCTGCTGCCCCATTCGAGCTGGGGCACTCTGGGTGCCGGAGTGGGTCATGACTCATGGGCCTATGCCGCACAGGTCAACGGCGTGCCCATCCCCTCCGCCATGGACCAGACGAACGGCGACCGCCAGAGGCCGTTCGCGGAAGCCGGACAATTGCGTCCCTGGGTGGATGCCTCGGATGTCTTCTTCTGCCCCTCCGACCTCCACTGGAATCTCGGTCCCGGAGCTGCACTCTGGCGCACGCGGCACAACAAGACGTCCAGCTACGCCATGAACGCGGCGGTGATCGGCTTTGGCCGGCTGGCTGGCGGACGTCCCTACCCCTTGAGCCGCTTCCGACCCGACGCCTTCCTGTTCGCCGAACCGAACGAGATGAATTCTTTCTTCTTCAATGACGCCGCGCTGATCCCCCATGAAGGCGTTTCAGGGCGCCACGGGCAGAACGTCTCGGCCACACTCGATCCGGGCCTCGGTGCGAGTCACGTCGGCCTGGCCGATGGCAGTGCCCAGTGGATCTCCGTCGCTGCCTTCGAGGATAACTCGGGGCGCACCTCCGTCCCACCCCGCGTCGCCGTTCCGAACCGCGCCTGGTGCGAACCCGGAAGTCCCACCGGGGGCCGGTGATCCGTCATCCACGGTTGCGAAGGCATGTCCTCCTTCGCTTGCAGCGGTAGGACCACTTCATAGACCCGGCTGCCTTTGGCCTGGGATCTCGCTGCGCCTTTCCGAGCGAGGTCCTTGATCAGGGCCGACGCCCCGTAGATCCTTGCCGTGGCCCGCCACCGAGGGAAGTCGCCGTCCGACCCGAGGCATGGCTTCCCTGATCGTGGATTCGATGGTCGGGGACATCGGTTCAGGTCGTTGCTAAGACGACTGCTAAGAATCGCATCTTCTTCTTTCAGAAAGGCTTGCGACATCCATAGGTGCCATAATATCGATCTGCTAAGAGCGTGCTAAGAACTTTCTCGGAGGCGATATCGACACTGTGCCCCAATCCCTTCGCGCACCAGGAATCCGCTTGCCCCTGTCCATCGCCTCAGGTAGCGCGAGACCGCGAGCGCCGTGGCCGCTCCCACCGCAAGTCGAGTGTGCCGCAGTTCAACTTCAATGGCGCTCGCGTCTATGCCATGCACGGCCCCATGAACATTCCGCAGTTCAGCCAAGCCATCGGATACAGTCCCCAGATTATGGTTGTGGAAAATCATCGCGGGAGAACGGCTCGTAGTGGTTGTCACGTCGCAGCTTATTGGCCACCGCGACTCGAATGGCTCACGAAGGAAAGCGCTCCGCGATCCTGCGCACCGTCACGCCGTCTCCCAACGCAACCGTGCCGCCAATGCCGTGACCCCTTAACCAGAACCGGATCGAGTCACTCGGATGCTAGAACCAGAATCCCGGACGCAGCCCCGGATTCGTGCGGAGCTTCATCGCCCGGAAGTTGCGCCACGCAACGTGCATGTCGGCGTAGAGAATGTTCCCGCCGGCGGGCCGGTCCTTCACCAGGTGACTGGTGCTGTGAAAGGCGACCCGTCCGCTCGTGCTGGATATGCGCGTGAAATTGTTGGTCGCGGGCACCTCCGAGATGACGCAGTCGGCAACCAGCTCGACCTCGGTGACATTGGTCAGGCCGGCAAGCGTGGTGAGCAGGACCTTCCCCGGGGCCAGCGGGGGTACGCTTGGGCGCTGGATGATCCACGAATAACTGGTCACCCGACGGTCCCCGCCCGAGTAATTCCACCAGAAGTCGATGTCGTACTGCTTGTAGTGCGCGTTGAAGCCGGGGCAGTAGAGGATCTTCCGATCGGCGCCGTTCCGGGTCAGGTGATCGGCCACCGATGCATGCAGATCCCAGAGCCAGGCCCCGCCGTCCTGGGTCGAGGTCGGCAATCTCTCGTTGTTGTCGTCCGCGTACATTCGGATCGCCAGACCGATCTGCTTGAGATTGCCGAGGCAATGGATGCGACGTGCCTTCTCCTTGGCCTGGGCCAGGGCCGGCAGCAGCATACTGGCCAGAATGGCGATGATCGCGATCACGACCAGCAGCTCGATCAGGGTGAAACCGCCCCTTCCTCTGCAAAATCTCGTGGTGCTCATGTTGCGGTCCGCCGGATCCGCCCGCGACGGGTCGGTACCGCGGTCCGTCGCGCAGGATGCAGGCTGAACCTGGAACGTGCGGAGTGTGCCCGCCCAGGACAAGGCCAATCGATCTCCTTCGACACGGCGCAGTGCCTCCCGCACACCGTTGCAGGCCCCGACACGCTGAAGCGTGGACACCCGAACGCCGCGGCCTGCGGTCCCGTTGGGTGTCCCGGTTTCAGCCGGTCACAGTGCTGCACCCATCGCTCGCTTCCCTTGCTTGCGGAAATCTCAGGGCTCCCATCTCCGCTCTTCACATGTGCACCTGCCCCGCGCTGTGGGTGTACGCAATGGTCAAAATCAGAGATGTGACCCGGGAGGCGGTGAGGGCGCCGAGATGCTCCTTGGCAGCCTGCCCCAGCGCCACGTTGGAATCGCTTCAACGGGGCGTGCCTGTGAGAAGCGACGTGGGAGCAGCTCTGCCACCCCACGCTCGCATGGGTTTCAATCCGCGCCTCTGACCGGAGCCAGAGGCGACCTTGGATGCCGCCCCTGCAAAGAAGGGCGTGGATGTTTCAATCCGCGCCTCTGACCGGAGCCAGAGGCGACCCTCGATCACCATGCAGCACTCGGTTGGCACCAGTTTCAATCCGCGCCTCTGACC
This region includes:
- a CDS encoding DUF1559 domain-containing protein, with amino-acid sequence MQLHTSARMSGHRGVTRLDALALMAGLVILGSSAASWANIRFNGEESRRIRCLEHVRKLAMATTMYSGDNRDLLPHSSWGTLGAGVGHDSWAYAAQVNGVPIPSAMDQTNGDRQRPFAEAGQLRPWVDASDVFFCPSDLHWNLGPGAALWRTRHNKTSSYAMNAAVIGFGRLAGGRPYPLSRFRPDAFLFAEPNEMNSFFFNDAALIPHEGVSGRHGQNVSATLDPGLGASHVGLADGSAQWISVAAFEDNSGRTSVPPRVAVPNRAWCEPGSPTGGR
- a CDS encoding abortive infection family protein, which encodes MIFHNHNLGTVSDGLAELRNVHGAVHGIDASAIEVELRHTRLAVGAATALAVSRYLRRWTGASGFLVREGIGAQCRYRLRESS